In the Streptomyces sp. SJL17-4 genome, CGATCACGTAGGCGACGAGCTGGCGGCTGCCCGGCTGGTCCTCGCGGACGACGGCCACGGCCTGGTCGACCGAGGGGTGCCCGGCCAGGACGCTCGCCACCTCGCCGAGCTCGATGCGGAATCCGCGGAGCTTGACCTGGTCGTCGGCGCGGCCGTGGAAGTCGAGGCCGCCGTCGGGCCGCGGGGAGACCAGGTCGCCGGTGCGGTACATGCGGGATCCGTCGGCCGCGAAGGGGTCGGCGACGAAGCGTTCGGCGGTGAGGCCGGGGCGGCGCAGGTATCCGCGTGCCAGGCCGTCGCCGCTGACGTAGAGCTCGCCGGTCTCCCCGACGGCCACGGGGCGCAGTTCCGCGTCCAGCACGTGGACCCGGGCGCCGGGGATCGCGGTGCCGAGCGAGGGGGTCCCGGCCGCGGTCAGCGGTTCGGTCATGGTGGCGCAGACGGTCACCTCGGTCGGGCCGTACGCGTTGACCATGCGGCGGTCCCGCCCCGTCCAGCGCTCCACGAGTTCGGCGGTGCACGCCTCGCCCGCGACGAGCAGGCTGCGGATTCCGCCGAGTTCCTCGGCGGGGACGCTGGCTGCGGCGACCGGCGGGAGCACGGCGTGGCTGACGTCCAGTCCGGTGAGGACCTCGGTCAGGGTCTCGCCGGCGAGGGTGCCGGGCGGCGGGACGACGAGGGTGGCGCCCGCTTCGAGGACGGCCAGCAGCTCGAAGACGTACGCGTCGAAGCTCGGCGAGGCGAACTGGAGCAGCCGGCTGTCGGTGTCGACGGCCATCCGCTCGACCGTCGCGGCCGCGAGGCCGGCGAGGCCGCCGTGGGTGACGGCGACGCCCTTGGGCGTGCCGGTGGTGCCGGAGGTGTAGATGACGTAGGCCAGGCCGGCCGCCGTCAGGGGGGCGTCCAGTTCGACGAGCGCCGGGTTCGCGTCGGGGGCCGTCGCGATCCGGTCGGCGGTCGCCGGCTCGTCGATGACGAGCCGGTCGCTTCCGGTGCTCGGCGGCAGCCGGTCGGCCGAGGTGCGGTCGGTGACCACCAGGGCGGGGGCCGCGTCGGCGAGGACGAAGGCGATGCGGTCGGCCGGGTAGGCGGGGTCGACCGGCAGGAACGCGGCGCCGGTCTTGGCGACCGCGAGGGTGGCGACGACCATGTCGACCGAGCGCGGCAGGGCGAGGGCGACCAGCTTCTCGGGGCCCGCGCCGTGGGCGAGGAGGATCCGGGCGAGCCGGTTGGCGCGGCCGTTGAACTCCTCGTAGGTGAGGGTCTCCCCGGCGGAGGCGAGCGCGGTGGCGTCGGGACGGTCCTTGGCCCGCCGTTCCAGCAGCTCGGCGAGGGTGACCGGGGCCTCTCCGGGGCCGCTGTCGTTCCGCGTGCCGTGTGTGGTGGTGGCCATGCCGTCCTTCTCCTCAAGGGGGGCGGTCCCGGACGACGCGGTCGTACCGCCCGTCGTCGTGTTCGGATTCGTCATGTCAGGTGTGCCGGGTACGGCGGGTGCGTCGGGCTTGTCCGGCATGTCAGGCCACCGGCCAGCGGGCGTCGGTGACCGCGAGCCGCTCCCGGGCTTCGGCGCGCAGCCGCAGCCGGTCGGGCTTGCCGAGGGCGAGGACCGGCAGGGTGGTGCGCAGCTCGATGTCGGCCGGTACGTGGTTCGGCGTGAGCCGCTCGGCGACGTGCCGGCGCAGCTCGTCGGCGTCCGGGGCGGCACCCGCCGTCGGGACGATCACGGCGAAGATCCGTTCGAGCCGGTCCACGTCCTCCACGCCGAAGACGGCCGCTTCCGCGACCGCCGGGTGGTCAAGCAGGGCGCGTTCGACGGAGGCCGGGTAGACCTTGATGCCGTTCGTCTTGATGACGTCGGCGATCCGGCCGTGCAGGTGCAGGTATCCGGCGTCGTCGAGGTGCCCGATGTCGCCGGTGTGGATCCAGCCGTCGCGGACGGTGAGCGCGGTGAGCTCGGGCTCGTTCCAGTAACGCTCCATCGACCAGCGGGAGATGACGCAGATCTCGCCGGGCTCGCCGGCCGGCAGGATCCGGCCGTCCTCGGTGTCGCGGATGGTCACGCGTACGGCCTCGGGCGGCCGGCCGACGGTGGCCCGCAGGGCGGGGTCGCGGTGGTCGTCCGGGAGGAGGAGGCTGATCAGGCCGCTCTCACTGGTGCCGTACACCTGCATGATGACGGGGCCGAGGACCTCCACGGCCTTGCCGATGCGGTCCGGTGAGGCGGCGCTGCCGGTGTAGAAGAGCTCCCGCAGGGTCGACAGGTCGGTGCTGCCGATGGCGGGGTGCTCGGTCAGCGCGTACACCTGGGGCGCGGACAGGACGAGACGGGTGATGCCGTACTGGCCGATCGCCCGCAGGACCTCGGTCGCGTCGAAGGCGGACTGGAGGACGACGAGGCCGCCGGTGATGACGGTGTCGTCCGCGGCGAAGCCGCTGGAGTGCGTGAGCGGCGCGGTGACGAGACAGTTCGCGGGGACGCCGCGGGCCGCCGAGGTGGCCACCATGTCGTTCTTCACCGCGAACGCCCAGCTGACGCCCTTGGGGCGGCCGGTGGAGCCGCTGGTGTAGGTGACGACGGCGATGTCGCCGGCCTCGGCGGTCTCCGGGTCGAAGGCGTCGGCGGGGGCGGCGGTGAGGTCGACGACGTCGGGGCCGAAGGCGCCGAGCCCGGCGAGCAGCGGACGGGTCTTCAGCGCGTCGCACAGCTCGCGGCCGCGGCCGACGTTGTCGGCGTCGACGGCCAGCAGGGTGGCCCCGACGTCGGTGAGGATGTCGAGCTGGAGTTCCAGCGGCAGTTGGTCGAGCGGGTTGACCGCGTTGACTCCCCTGAGGTGGACCACCGTGGCGCCGAGCAGGTTCGCCGCCCAGCGCAGGATCAGCGTCGCCGGGGTGTTGGCGTGGGTCAGGACGGCGACCACACTGTCGAGGCCCACGCCCTGCGCACGCATGACCTGGGCGGCCGAGGTGACC is a window encoding:
- a CDS encoding non-ribosomal peptide synthetase; protein product: MATTTHGTRNDSGPGEAPVTLAELLERRAKDRPDATALASAGETLTYEEFNGRANRLARILLAHGAGPEKLVALALPRSVDMVVATLAVAKTGAAFLPVDPAYPADRIAFVLADAAPALVVTDRTSADRLPPSTGSDRLVIDEPATADRIATAPDANPALVELDAPLTAAGLAYVIYTSGTTGTPKGVAVTHGGLAGLAAATVERMAVDTDSRLLQFASPSFDAYVFELLAVLEAGATLVVPPPGTLAGETLTEVLTGLDVSHAVLPPVAAASVPAEELGGIRSLLVAGEACTAELVERWTGRDRRMVNAYGPTEVTVCATMTEPLTAAGTPSLGTAIPGARVHVLDAELRPVAVGETGELYVSGDGLARGYLRRPGLTAERFVADPFAADGSRMYRTGDLVSPRPDGGLDFHGRADDQVKLRGFRIELGEVASVLAGHPSVDQAVAVVREDQPGSRQLVAYVIVGKLYGKPAPSSAELREFAARSLPEHMVPAACVTVTTFPTTPNGKLDRLALPAPETTADTAGRAPGNPAEVAFAAIFGELLGVSEVKADSNFFALGGDSMLAITVILKAREAGYSISPREMISNPTVEALAAVASGADAAAQR
- a CDS encoding AMP-binding protein, whose translation is MPQLTDALTASLPRAEWRTWLQGNSHYVRQILDALGANPLNTPLICEDVPTTAGSLADSVTSAAQVMRAQGVGLDSVVAVLTHANTPATLILRWAANLLGATVVHLRGVNAVNPLDQLPLELQLDILTDVGATLLAVDADNVGRGRELCDALKTRPLLAGLGAFGPDVVDLTAAPADAFDPETAEAGDIAVVTYTSGSTGRPKGVSWAFAVKNDMVATSAARGVPANCLVTAPLTHSSGFAADDTVITGGLVVLQSAFDATEVLRAIGQYGITRLVLSAPQVYALTEHPAIGSTDLSTLRELFYTGSAASPDRIGKAVEVLGPVIMQVYGTSESGLISLLLPDDHRDPALRATVGRPPEAVRVTIRDTEDGRILPAGEPGEICVISRWSMERYWNEPELTALTVRDGWIHTGDIGHLDDAGYLHLHGRIADVIKTNGIKVYPASVERALLDHPAVAEAAVFGVEDVDRLERIFAVIVPTAGAAPDADELRRHVAERLTPNHVPADIELRTTLPVLALGKPDRLRLRAEARERLAVTDARWPVA